From a region of the Salvelinus alpinus chromosome 2, SLU_Salpinus.1, whole genome shotgun sequence genome:
- the LOC139564636 gene encoding major intrinsically disordered Notch2-binding receptor 1-like, with amino-acid sequence MASLQQEYPLVLLGILEELAAMRHWLSFQDLCRMVSTRFDLQHLTELRSLLFSAACRDPCFPATLFRDRVNPKGLGTSPIGVAADIVTIFNLIQMTGGVPDEAQAAQPMKAQLGPNIDQSPGPSLQISLSIADEVRFSSRDRVRTLSDSQTLSGPIDQSFLWTKSNYSFRKRASLPPDPLSLVSSSPPGRARAVSFDWRHNTPLFAGSGSIPGQAMQSIYLPLETDSESSKDSLSGDSAPRDPGSEPGSQPGSERHSCTKKRGIFKMDFHNQSHLVPEVTISTVTPRVGVGGRGRQELFTNRSFEMLSNPYPSHTVGQPSPDRQAKHESLDDLQDSTYFGPGSTIPEWSPLHLQHPRTRRPGWTDKSLSLDDRLVGLDGSEGFLQRLAPSPTTNPGEWLPPSKGWEGTVSPRPEGGGWMACSTSTQTDTMPGTRHLRSLVHADHLSFMTSMDNPDMIGEDDISTIFRFLDDMSMCGSTGYICPPDGGPSAAQDTPEARRGRLGQLQRLFHSLDGSEDGGLKASVCKLLLRMGQIEQSLESLSEVKAEISQVLSFLQRLDEKMQEQAVGGRQGGRWLGPASGGESSLGVLSHPLSPGSGGSSEPQPLSVSGHSFGSLDWNRWGKMEENRGVSETKVGKKGVLSRQASCKSGVDSKRPSIISILSARDWTVSFSKSKDDKAQPGKTGQTDQSNSSAQSHKLPPQKHSHLVEQVSNSSLFRQKGGGLTNPGVSSGLTSGLTSDLRLAEGRGAPVWTVEEREARMSPLDLQAQESLNPNNLEFWMEDIYTPGYSTLLRRKEANQRRAKACKLGALIFTSITVILVIVIPIATMSS; translated from the exons ATGGCCAGTCTGCAGCAAGAGTACCCCCTGGTCCTGCTGGGGATTctggaggagctggctgctatGCGCCACTGGCTTTCCTTTCAGGACCTGTGTAGAATGGTCAGCACCCGCTTCGACCTGCAGCACCTCACAGAGCTTAGGAGTCTGCTGTTCTCCGCAGCCTGCCGCGATCCCTGTTTCCCTGCCACCCTCTTCAGAGACAGGGTCAACCCTAAGGGACTGGGGACATCGCCGATTGGCGTGGCAGCTGACATCGTCACAATATTCAACCTCATTCAAATGACGGGTGGGGTTCCTGACGAGGCCCAGGCGGCCCAGCCAATGAAAGCTCAGCTTGGCCCCAATATCGACCAATCCCCGGGGCCCTCTTTGCAAATTTCTTTGTCCATCGCTGACGAGGTGAGATTCTCCAGCCGCGATAGGGTGCGCACACTGTCAGACTCTCAGACCCTCTCAGGCCCTATCGACCAGAGCTTTCTCTGGACCAAATCAAATTACTCATTCCGCAAGCGTGCCAGTCTCCCTCCtgatcccctctctctggtctcgtCATCCCCTCCAGGCCGTGCCAGGGCTGTGTCTTTCGACTGGCGCCACAACACCCCGCTGTTCGCTGGCAGTGGAAGCATCCCAGGCCAGGCCATGCAGAGCATCTACCTCCCCCTGGAGACAGACAGCGAGTCCTCAAAGGATTCCCTGAGTGGAGACTCGGCACCCAGGGATCCCGGATCAGAGCCGGGATCGCAGCCGGGATCGGAGCGGCATTCCTGCACGAAGAAAAGAGGTATTTTCAAGATGGACTTCCACAACCAGTCGCACCTTGTTCCCGAGGTGACCATTAGTACCGTGACCCCGAGAgtaggagtaggaggaagagggaggcagGAACTTTTCACCAATCGCAGCTTCGAGATGCTCTCCAACCCGTATCCTTCGCACACTGTTGGTCAGCCTTCGCCGGACCGCCAGGCCAAGCATGAAAGCCTGGATGACCTCCAGGACTCCACATACTTTGGCCCAGGTAGTACTATTCCTGAATggtcccccctccacctccaacaCCCCAGGACCCGTAGGCCAGGATGGACGGACAAGAGCCTCAGTCTGGATGACAGGTTGGTGGGCTTGGATGGCTCCGAGGGCTTCCTTCAGAGACTTGCCCCCAGCCCCACCACAAACCCTGGTGAGTGGTTGCCCCCTTCAAAGGGATGGGAGGGGACTGTCAGTCCCAGACCTGAAGGAGGAGGGTGGATGGCCTGCAGTACGAGCACCCAGACAGACACCATGCCGGGCACGCGGCACCTGCGGAGCCTGGTGCACGCCGACCACCTGTCCTTCATGACCTCGATGGACAACCCCGACATGATAGGCGAGGACGACATCAGCACCATCTTCCGCTTCCTGGATGACATGAGCATGTGCGGCTCCACAGGGTACATCTGCCCCCCCGACGGGGGCCCTTCGGCAGCCCAGGACACCCCGGAGGCGCGGCGCGGCCGCCTGGGCCAGCTCCAGAGGCTCTTCCATTCGCTGGACGGCAGTGAAGATGGCGGGCTCAAGGCCAGCGTGTGTAAACTCCTCCTGAGAATGGGCCAGATCGAGCAGAGCCTGGAGTCCCTGTCCGAAGTCAAGGCCGAGATCTCCCAGGTGCTCTCCTTCCTCCAGCGGCTGGACGAGAAGATGCAGGAGCAGGCCGTGGGAGGTAGGCAGGGAGGTAGGTGGCTGGGACCCGCCAGCGGTGGTGAGTCTTCCCTGGGTGTGCTAAGCCATCCGCTCAGCCCTGGGTCTGGTGGCTCCTCTGAGCCGCAGCCTCTGTCTGTATCTGGGCATTCGTTTGGTAGCCTGGACTGGAACCGGTGGGGGaagatggaggagaacagaggtgtGAGCGAAACCAAAGTGGGGAAGAAGGGGGTGCTCTCTCGGCAGGCTTCTTGCAAGAGTGGCGTGGACTCCAAGCGGCCAAGCATCATCTCCATCTTGTCTGCACGGGATTGGACGGTGTCTTTCTCGAAAAGTAAAGATGACAAGGCCCAGCCCGGGAAAacaggacag ACGGACCAATCAAACAGCTCTGCCCAGAGTCACAAACTCCCTCCTCAAAAACACTCCCACTTGGTGGAGCAGGTGTCCAACTCTTCTCTCTTCCGTCAGAAGGGTGGCGGTTTGACCAATCCAGGGGTGTCCTCTGGGTTGACCTCTggtttgacctctgacctccgATTGGCTGAGGGGAGAGGAGCCCCGGTCTGGAccgtggaggagagagaggccagAATGTCCCCTCTGGACCtacag GCCCAGGAGTCTCTAAACCCTAATAACCTGGAGTTTTGGATGGAGGACATCTACACGCCAGGTTACAGCACGCTGCTGAGGCGCAAAGAGGCCAACCAGCGCAGAGCCAAAGCCTGCAAGCTGGGGGCGCTCATCTTCACTTCCATCACCGTCATCCTCGTCATCGTCATCCCTATCGCCACCATGAGCTCTTGA
- the LOC139564642 gene encoding rac GTPase-activating protein 1-like: MESTVLNLHNQFQSLLAHSEILIEGIEPQFIQMALNFEDCRRKWLQCDEKLGACKEVLTKTETERGALEVKLKHARNQVDVEIRRRQRAESDYEKLERQIQLIRDLLVADGSSSSLHLSEEQRSALAFLNAHSQAAQAAKNNTDLNTSRRLTTIDESASLLSDISYDKTDDSLDSSVMRPVRLRKRQKRRSSRNLAEPPQQVVKKPRSSGRTSERINDSIVTKTTITVPVNGGPVEAVSTIKTVPGYWIRSRTDPQGWDSTTTIDQSETASEAPSTPCSEAPPPLKTPRAKGGVRKHEFLAKTVIKSEFCVPCGRKTKFGKLCLRCQDCRIVAHPECRDRCPLPCIPVSTGSTPVRTREPSTLADYAPSSSPMIPALVVHCVKEIEHRGLNETGLYRVSGEGRIVKELKERFLRGRTVPALAKVDDIHCVTGLLKDFLRNLPEPLLTFRLNRAFMVAAEIQDDDNSLALIYQTISELPQPNRDTLAYLAIHLQRVAQRVLDTKMDVTNLARVFGPTLVGHAVPEPDPMTILQDTNRQPRVMERLLDLPHEYWSQYTVEQQAHADNMVKGNANCYNTPDHKVSMLGPVTTPEHQMTKTPSSSSLSQRMKKTLSNTTIFGSKSKASASSSRQGGFFASPQLK; the protein is encoded by the exons ATGGAATCGACCGTGCTGAACCTGCACAACCAGTTCCAGAGTCTGCTTGCTCACTCCGAGATTCTCATTGAGGGCATCGAACCAC AGTTCATCCAGATGGCTCTGAACTTTGAGGACTGCAGGCGGAAGTGGCTCCAGTGTGATGAGAAGCTTGGGGCATGCAAGGAGGTGCTGACCAAAACGGAGACTGAGAGGGGGGCTCTGGAGGTCAAGCTGAAGCACGCACGCAACCAGGTGGATGTGGAGATCAGACGGCGCCAGCGGGCTGAGTCTGACTATGAGAAACTG GAGCGTCAGATCCAGCTGATCCGGGATCTGCTGGTGGCGGATGGTTCCAGCAGCAGCCTCCACCTGAGCGAGGAGCAGCGCTCGGCCCTGGCCTTCCTCAACGCCCATTCCCAGGCCGCACAGGCCGCCAAGAACAACACCGACCTCAACACCAGCCGCAG GTTAACCACCATAGATGAATCTGCTTCCTTGTTGTCAGACATTAGCTATGACAAAACGGATGATTCTCTG GACTCCTCTGTGATGAGGCCGGTGCGACTGAGGAAGCGCCAGAAAAGG CGCTCTTCCAGAAACCTTGCCGAGCCACCCCAGCAGGTGGTGAAGAAACCCCGGTCCAGTGGCCGAACATCGGAGAGG ATTAATGACTCCATAGTGACCAAAACCACCATCACAGTGCCCGTCAATGGAGGTCCTGTGGAGGCCGTGTCCACCATCAAGACAGTGCCCGGCTACTGGATACGCAGCAGGACTG ATCCTCAGGGCTGGGACAGTACCACTACTATTGACCAATCAGAGACGGCTAGCGAGGCACCCAGCACCCCATGCAGTGAGGCTCCGCCCCCACTCAAAACACCCAGAGCCAAAGGTGGGGTCCGAAAGCACGAATTCCTCGCTAAAACG GTTATCAAGTCAGAGTTCTGCGTGCCCTGCGGAAGGAAGACCAAGTTTGGAAAGCTCTGCCTGAGGTGCCAGGACTGCAGGATTGTGGCTCACCCCGAGTGCCGTGATCGCTGCCCCCTGCCGTGCATCCCTGTCTCCACAGGCAGCACACCCGTCAGAACCAGAGAG CCAAGCACCCTTGCAGACTacgctccctcctcctctcccatgaTCCCAGCCCTAGTGGTCCACTGTGTCAAAGAGATCGAACACAGGGGTTTAAATGAG ACGGGTCTGTACCGTGTGTCAGGCGAGGGGCGCATAGTGAAGGAGCTGAAGGAGAGGTTCCTGCGGGGGAGGACTGTGCCGGCCCTGGCCAAGGTGGATGACATCCACTGTGTCACGGGCCTCCTCAAGGACTTCCTGAGGAACCTCCCTGAGCCCCTCCTCACCTTCCGCCTCAACCGCGCCTTCATGGTGGCTGCAG AAATTCAGGATGATGACAATAGCCTGGCGCTGATCTACCAGACCATCAGTGAGCTGCCCCAACCCAACAGAGACACTCTGGCCTATCTAGCCATCCACCTGCAGAG GGTGGCCCAGCGTGTACTAGATACCAAGATGGACGTCACCAACTTGGCCAGAGTGTTCGGGCCCACCCTGGTAGGCCATGCCGTCCCAGAACCAGACCCCATGACCATCCTGCAGGATACCAACAGACAACCAAGG GTGATGGAGCGCTTGTTGGACCTTCCTCATGAGTACTGGAGCCAGTACACAGTAGAGCAGCAGGCCCACGCAGACAACATGGTCAAGGGCAATGCTAACTGCTACAACACTCCTGACCACAAAG TGAGCATGCTGGGGCCAGTGACCACTCCAGAACACCAGATGACCAAAACTCCCTCCTCCAGCTCCCTGTCCCAGCGAATGAAGAAGACCCTGTCAAACACCACCAT ATTTGGAAGCAAGAGCAAGGCATCTGCTAGCTCAAGTCGCCAAGGAGGCTTTTTTGCCTCCCCTCAGCTGAAGTAG